A single genomic interval of Oryzomonas sagensis harbors:
- a CDS encoding serine hydrolase domain-containing protein: MRILRTLLIILSLISCPPLLHASDDPMDAGRTATIDFLLEQAISRGLIAGGVVVVGNHDGILYRSARGGRFPTADSAPLTERTMFDIASLTKVFATAPAVMKLLETGAINLTDPLTRWFPEFEGSGREDITVLNLLTHTSGLDDSAISGGAPLNEVIRMAASEKQWRLPGNRFRYADTNFILLGELVRRVTGASLDRYCRDNLYGPLAMTDTMFLPPAERLPSIAPTLGSAREYLTGIVQDDVARRLGGVAGHAGLFSSAQDLARFARMLLRGGQLDGKRIFSERVVRQMTAPYFYSNGAVVRGLGWDMDSPYSAPRGDFFSETSFGHTGYSGSSVWIDPQRDLFVILLTNRLDYRDIRLFNQLRSDISTISVAVFSSRATTVPPNRAKVIELLKP; this comes from the coding sequence GTGCGCATACTCCGCACACTTCTCATAATCCTCTCCCTCATCTCCTGCCCCCCGTTGCTGCACGCCTCCGATGACCCGATGGACGCCGGTCGGACCGCCACCATCGACTTTCTCCTAGAGCAGGCCATTTCCCGCGGCCTGATCGCCGGAGGCGTGGTGGTGGTGGGAAACCACGACGGCATCCTGTACCGGTCGGCACGGGGCGGACGGTTTCCGACGGCCGACTCGGCACCGCTCACCGAACGGACCATGTTCGACATAGCCTCCCTGACCAAGGTATTCGCAACCGCTCCGGCGGTAATGAAGCTGCTGGAAACAGGGGCCATCAATTTGACCGACCCGCTCACCCGCTGGTTCCCTGAATTCGAGGGGAGCGGACGCGAGGACATCACCGTCCTCAACCTGCTGACCCATACCTCGGGCCTGGACGACAGCGCCATCTCCGGCGGCGCTCCCCTGAACGAGGTCATCCGGATGGCGGCCTCCGAAAAGCAGTGGCGGCTGCCGGGCAACCGCTTTCGCTATGCCGACACCAACTTCATCCTGCTGGGCGAACTGGTGCGACGCGTTACCGGGGCCTCCCTGGACCGTTACTGCCGGGACAACCTCTACGGCCCCCTGGCCATGACCGACACCATGTTCCTGCCACCGGCGGAACGCCTCCCCTCCATCGCGCCGACCCTCGGTTCGGCCCGCGAATACCTCACCGGCATCGTCCAGGACGACGTCGCCCGCCGCCTGGGCGGCGTGGCGGGGCATGCGGGCCTGTTCAGCTCGGCCCAGGACCTGGCCCGTTTTGCCCGCATGCTGTTGAGGGGCGGGCAACTTGACGGCAAACGCATCTTCTCCGAGCGGGTCGTGCGCCAGATGACGGCCCCCTATTTTTACAGCAACGGCGCCGTGGTGCGCGGCCTCGGCTGGGACATGGACTCCCCTTACTCGGCGCCCCGGGGGGACTTCTTTTCCGAGACGTCCTTCGGCCATACCGGCTACAGCGGTTCATCCGTCTGGATCGACCCCCAACGGGACCTGTTCGTCATCCTCCTGACCAACCGTCTCGATTATCGGGACATCCGGCTATTCAACCAGTTACGGAGCGATATCTCCACCATTTCCGTTGCGGTTTTCTCGTCACGAGCCACAACCGTTCCACCGAATCGCGCCAAAGTCATTGAACTGCTTAAACCTTGA
- the argJ gene encoding bifunctional glutamate N-acetyltransferase/amino-acid acetyltransferase ArgJ yields MDIKGFLFSAVEAAIKKQGRKDLALIFSEVPAQAAAVFTTNAVKAAPVLLSAERITGGRAQALVVNSGNANACTGEQGMRAARETSRLVAEGLGLPDEAVQVSSTGVIGVQLPMDRMRSAIPALVEGLASGTLDDVAEAIMTTDTFPKMEARSGEAGGVSYTVAGIAKGSGMIMPNMATMLSFIITDAAVEAQTLDRCFRRAVATSFNAITVDGDTSTNDTCLALANGMAGNQAIAGETPEALAFEALLRDVLLSLAKQIVKDGEGATKFVEIRVTGAKSDADAKRAAMAIANSSLVKTAFFGQDANWGRIFAAVGYSGAEVDQSLLSLCFDTVCMAKNGVFAGGDAEALGTEVLRKREFTVSVDLGLGAGAATVYTSDLSHEYVSINADYRS; encoded by the coding sequence ATGGACATAAAAGGCTTTCTATTCTCGGCCGTCGAAGCGGCCATCAAGAAGCAGGGCAGAAAAGACCTGGCCCTGATTTTTTCCGAGGTGCCGGCCCAGGCGGCGGCGGTATTCACCACCAATGCCGTCAAAGCGGCACCGGTGCTGCTCTCCGCAGAGCGGATCACAGGCGGCCGGGCTCAGGCTCTGGTGGTCAACAGCGGCAACGCCAACGCCTGCACCGGCGAACAGGGGATGCGGGCGGCCCGGGAGACCTCGCGCCTGGTTGCCGAGGGGCTGGGGCTCCCGGACGAAGCGGTTCAGGTTTCTTCCACCGGGGTCATCGGCGTACAACTCCCCATGGACAGGATGCGGTCGGCAATCCCGGCCCTGGTTGAGGGACTGGCCTCCGGCACCCTGGATGACGTTGCCGAAGCCATCATGACCACCGATACCTTCCCCAAGATGGAGGCCAGGAGCGGCGAGGCGGGCGGGGTCAGCTACACGGTGGCCGGCATTGCCAAGGGCTCCGGCATGATCATGCCCAACATGGCGACCATGCTCTCCTTCATCATCACCGACGCCGCGGTGGAAGCCCAAACCCTGGACAGATGCTTCCGGCGCGCGGTGGCGACATCCTTCAACGCCATCACCGTGGACGGCGACACCTCCACGAACGATACCTGCCTGGCGCTGGCCAACGGCATGGCGGGAAACCAAGCCATTGCAGGAGAAACACCCGAAGCCCTGGCGTTCGAGGCACTGTTGCGGGACGTGCTGCTCTCCCTGGCCAAACAGATCGTGAAGGATGGAGAAGGCGCCACCAAATTCGTGGAAATCCGGGTCACCGGAGCCAAAAGCGATGCCGACGCCAAGCGGGCGGCCATGGCCATCGCCAACTCCAGCCTGGTCAAGACCGCCTTCTTCGGGCAGGACGCCAACTGGGGCCGCATCTTTGCCGCTGTGGGCTACTCGGGGGCAGAGGTGGACCAATCGCTCCTTTCCCTCTGTTTCGATACGGTCTGCATGGCAAAAAACGGCGTCTTTGCCGGCGGCGACGCCGAAGCGCTCGGCACCGAGGTGCTCAGGAAGCGGGAATTCACCGTCAGCGTCGATCTCGGCCTGGGGGCCGGGGCCGCAACGGTCTACACCTCGGACCTGTCCCACGAGTATGTGAGCATCAACGCCGATTACCGTTCCTGA